Genomic DNA from Phycisphaerae bacterium:
TCCTGGAGCACGGCGAGGTCCTGGTCGTGTATTGCGCCGTCGCGCCACGCCAGGACGTTGAAGGTCACCGCGCCGCCGAAGTTCATAAAGCGTCGCAGGTACTGCTCGACCGCTTCGACCGGCGGAGCGGGCCAGTCGAGGTCGCGGGTGTCCTCGTGGAATCCCCACTCGCCGCACATCGGCCAGGTGGCGTGGGCGTGCCACGAGGTGTAGCTGTACCACGGCAAGCCCGACGGCGTCAGCGACGTGCGAGGAACGAAGTTGAGGCGAATGATCTCACCCGCCCAGTAGTCCTGCAGGTCGGTGTACTTCTCGTGGTTCTCGATGCCCGAGTTGTAGCAGATCAGGCGATCGGGATTGCCGGCTTTGGCCACCGCCAGCATCTTCTCCCACGGCGGCGTGCCGCGCCGCATCAGGGCGTAACCGGCGTCGAACCAGTAGCCGATGACCTTGGGCCCGTAGTGCTCGCCCATCCAGCGGACGATGCGGAAGTAGTTTTCATAGAAGCGGGTCTGGTCCTTCTCCTCGGCTCCGCAGGCGGTCCGCCAATCCATCGGCTGATCGCCGTCGGTGCCATGATGATAGTAAAGCATCAGCTTGATCCCAGCCGCCGCCAGACCGTCGGCGATCTCCATGATCAGATCCCGCTGGCAGGTCAGGCCCGGCATGATCCGGTCGACCTCGGGGTTGGGACCGGGAAAGTGGTGATGATAGTGGGTCGAGGTCAGCAACACGTGGCCGGCCCCCGTCGAAGCCACCTGATCCACGAACCGCCCGACGTCGAACGCCTCAACCGCCTCCGCAAAAGGCCCGACCGGGCCGGTCCGCGGAGCCGTCCAGGTGGTCCAATGAAAGCCCACGCCGTAGCCGGTCTCGCCCAGCACGCTGAAGTCCGCTCTCCGATAGGCCATGATCGTGTCCCTAAGTACTGAGGTCGTGTCGATAGAAAACCGCCAACCACACCGTCTCGCGCTCCGGGTTGGTCCAGGCCACCCGGTGCCGAACGTGAGCCGGTATATGTACCCAGCCGCCCGGCTGTAAGTCAACCGTCCGGTTGGGATTCTCAAACTCCAGCCGGGCCCGGCCCGCAGCCACCATCACCCACTCGTGCTCGTCCTGATCGTACCAGAACCCCTCCGGCGAAACCTGGCCGGTCGAGACGATCCGCTCGATCCGGACGGCCCGGCCAGACAGCAACCCGGTCACCACTTCCTTGGACGCATCGGCAACGGCGTCGGCAAAGAGATCGCCCGTCGCCACCGCGTCGCAGGCATCATCCGCCTTCATCATGCGTTCTCCTTCGGCCCAACGCCATTGTACCCACTACCGGTCCACCGGCCAACGTAGCAGCCCCTTTCACCCAACACGCAATTCTCGACGATTGACTCGCGGATGGTTCGACGGATAATGGCCCCAAACTGGAGAAACGCCATGCGACAACGACGCATCCTCTACAACAGCGACGGCTGGAACATCTTCTTCAACGCCGTCCATCCGGACCGCCCGCTGAGCGCCCAGGACGTGGGCGGCTACGTGAAAGAGGTCGCGTTCAGCGGCTCGCAGGTGGATACGTTCATCCTCTGCGTCAACGCGGGTCTGGCCTACTATCCAAGCCGTGTGATTCCCATGTACGGCCAGGAGGGCTATGACCCCAAGGATGCCGTCGACGTGCCCGCCAGCCAGAAGCTTCTCGGCGAGAACCTCCGTCGGCTTCTGGCCGATGGCCTCGACCCGGTCGGACTGGTCATCGACCAGGCTCGCGAACTGGGGCTGGAGGTCATCCTGAGCTACCGGATGAACGACGCCCACCACCTCGACGAGGACACGCCGATGATGCCCCCCTTCTGGCGCGAGCATCCGCAGTGGCGAACCGACCGCAACGCCCGGTTCGGCGGGGCCTACGACTACGCGGTACCGCAGGTCCGACGCTTCATGCTCGACCAGCTCGCCGAGGTGCTCGACCGCTACGGCCACAAGATCGACGGGCTGGAACTGGACTGGATGCGGTTTCCGCGCTACTTCAATCCCGGCTGCGAATCGCAAGGTCTCGCGATCCTCACCGAGTTCACCCGCGAAGTGAAAAAACTGATCGACCAGACCGCCGCCGCCCGTCGTCGCAAGCTGCTGCTGACGGCGCGGGTGTGGCATCGCCCGGACTTCTGCCTCCGCGACGGGTTCGACGTCTTCGCCTGGGCCGAGCAGGGGCTCATCGACTTTCTGACCATCTCGCGATTCCTGCGCAACGGCGAAGGGACGCTTGACGTCGCAGCCTTCCGGTCCCAAATCACGAGCCTGCCGATCTACGGCGCCATCGAGGTCGGCTCGCACAACGTCTGGCCGGCAAACGCCGACGAGCGGGCCATCTACGACGAAAGAGTCCGCCCGCACCTGCTGGCCACACCGGACCAGTACCGCCGCGAATCCCTGCGCCTGTGGAACGACGGAGCCGACGGAATCTACCTGTTCAACTTCTTCTGCCCGCGCGAAACCGGAATCGAGCCGGATTTCTCGCTGCTGGCCGAACTGGGCGATCCGCGAACCATCAAGAAGCCCTCCGGCGAGTTCGCCTACTGCACCAGCGTCAGCCAGCTCCTGTCGCAAGTGGAAGCCCAAAAGGAGTAGGCCATGATCAATGCCCTCACGGCGATGCAGAACGTCCCGACGGAATGGTCCTACGCGTCATCGAAATCCTACGCCGATCCGTTTAATGAGGCGACGCTCGACGTGGAAATCACCGGCCCTGACCGCCGGAGCATGCGCATCCCCGCGTTCTGGGCCGGCGAGAATCAGTGGCGCGTGCGGTTCGCCGCCGACCGCGCGGGCGAATATCGTTTCCGCACCCTCTGCAGCGACGAAGCCAACCGCGACCTGCACGACCGCGAGGGGCGCATCGCGGTCGAGCCCTACACCGGCGAAAACCCGCTGTTTCGCCACGGTCGGCTGCGGATCACCTCCAATCGCCGCCATCTCGAGCACGCCGACGGCACGCCGTTCTTCTGGCTCGCCGACACCTGGTGGATGGGCCTCTCCAAACGTCTCGGCTGGCCGGACGATTTCCAGACTCTCACAGCGGACCGGAAGGCCAAGGGCTTTTCCGTGGTCCAGATCGTCGCCGGCCTGTATCCGGACATGGCGGCGTTCGAAGAGCGGGCGGCCAATGAGGCGGGACATCCGTGGACCAGCGACTACGCCCGGATCAACCCGGCGTACTTCGACCACGCCGACCTGCGGCTGCGATGGCTGATCCGATGCGGGATCGTGCCGTGCATCGTGGGGGCCTGGGGCTATCACCTGATCTGGATGGGCGTCGAGCAGATGCAGCGGCACTGGCGCAACCTGGTCGCCCGCTACGGAGCCTATCCGGTCGTCTGGTGCCTGGCCGGCGAGGCCACCATGCCGTTCTACCGCTGCGAAAACCGCGATCGCGACGAGCAGGAGCAGAAACGCGGCTGGACGCAAATCGCCCGTTACGTCCGCGAGCTGGACCCGTGGAGCAACCCGATCACCATCCACCCGAC
This window encodes:
- a CDS encoding DUF4038 domain-containing protein — encoded protein: MINALTAMQNVPTEWSYASSKSYADPFNEATLDVEITGPDRRSMRIPAFWAGENQWRVRFAADRAGEYRFRTLCSDEANRDLHDREGRIAVEPYTGENPLFRHGRLRITSNRRHLEHADGTPFFWLADTWWMGLSKRLGWPDDFQTLTADRKAKGFSVVQIVAGLYPDMAAFEERAANEAGHPWTSDYARINPAYFDHADLRLRWLIRCGIVPCIVGAWGYHLIWMGVEQMQRHWRNLVARYGAYPVVWCLAGEATMPFYRCENRDRDEQEQKRGWTQIARYVRELDPWSNPITIHPTTRGRDQVEDPAILDFEMLQTGHSGHESISPTVRLVREALDRQPTMPVIDSEVCYEGIMERCGPEVQRIIFWSAMLSGAAGHTYGANGIWQVNTEAQPYGPSPHGASWGGPPWNVAMNLRGSSQLAAGKRILEKFPWWSFERHPEWIEPTADQNDPLNPYAAGVPGKLRLIYFPRFIPSWAKLYTVRKLERGIHYRAAFINPLDATEIPLGPIAPDGDGSWPVPHAPVLHDWLLALEAE
- a CDS encoding cupin domain-containing protein, producing MKADDACDAVATGDLFADAVADASKEVVTGLLSGRAVRIERIVSTGQVSPEGFWYDQDEHEWVMVAAGRARLEFENPNRTVDLQPGGWVHIPAHVRHRVAWTNPERETVWLAVFYRHDLST